One part of the Cellvibrionales bacterium genome encodes these proteins:
- a CDS encoding BrnT family toxin codes for MRMEFDPIKDVANLEKHGVSLAMAEQLDWDAALVWIDDRFSYMELRMIALAPETNTVYYVAFVEKDEIRRIISLRRATRREVIHYVENI; via the coding sequence ATGCGAATGGAGTTTGACCCAATCAAGGATGTGGCGAATCTCGAGAAACACGGGGTTTCGCTGGCTATGGCCGAGCAATTAGATTGGGATGCTGCGTTGGTTTGGATCGATGACAGGTTTTCATACATGGAGCTGCGCATGATTGCGTTGGCACCAGAAACAAACACGGTTTACTACGTTGCTTTTGTTGAGAAGGATGAGATTCGTAGAATCATCAGCCTTCGTCGCGCCACTCGCCGAGAGGTGATTCACTATGTCGAAAATATCTAA